One Caldisericota bacterium genomic region harbors:
- a CDS encoding GNAT family N-acetyltransferase: PLFLKARDVTGWVNREEHYISNVAVYPEYRGMGIGTDLITKIEIEARRNGAKKIALDVETENLKAVNLYKKLGYAITKESSIRLDRELFSFYRMYKKLK; this comes from the coding sequence CCCTCTTTTTTTAAAGGCCAGGGATGTAACCGGATGGGTCAATAGAGAGGAGCATTATATCAGCAACGTCGCTGTTTATCCGGAATATAGAGGAATGGGCATAGGAACAGATTTAATTACTAAGATTGAAATAGAGGCGAGAAGAAATGGAGCAAAAAAAATAGCGTTGGATGTAGAGACAGAAAATTTGAAAGCAGTTAATCTCTACAAGAAGCTTGGGTATGCGATTACTAAGGAATCTTCAATAAGGTTGGATAGGGAATTATTTAGCTTCTATAGAATGTATAAGAAATTAAAATGA